In a single window of the Heliangelus exortis chromosome 1, bHelExo1.hap1, whole genome shotgun sequence genome:
- the GOLGB1 gene encoding golgin subfamily B member 1 isoform X2 has translation MRSVRLSLLLPLFPGDDSDRVKMLSRLSGLANTVLQELSGDDGDADTESSVAVQALEPEAESMEEAPAELSERLAQTEQLVVQLKDLIREKDALLQQKETALKEEREAADAKLMKLKLQAKAKLSSLNKRIEELTEKGSPSPAQTLSEEQVCPKCQKNQRTSEGHGEETESLKEQLREQEETVQDLKEELALAKRNLKDAEIKYATQMNSLQEVILEKEALLKEQGQQHQAELLKIVTQSDLKVEMQQNLCTLQRKLEEQEAALLGHTQVVELLQQELHTAEQQNQTLLAQCQKLEVDLSTLRDVLDAERRESQGIREKMEMELAERKLSSHCLQEEVQCLSEQLEDARRAQVKLEVKYKDLQQKQRLEVEEKNLQVSCLKVAEKELQSSHAALVAENDQLRREVDRLLELSAVNSATIQKLQDELVQKSEEFICCQNELKSQSAVQVAELKKQDEKSPRKKMIDQKDGNGTSLLPTENSERQKTEGEIPHMQLVPQEPQQEVVMVTENVKQNKNVGPEIKLQDLQTPETSASGVDCFSTGVSGELVNSEVQKPFDDSLVLPEASTDGFPNGSKQLTEENCPPEILEYFAVKKQKELSVLLLELKEAQEEIDFLRSQLKGPNGQASTSNQTGEADNQLQDNSRIWLHEREEQKASDTQNESGSSSLVKETELQQIGVLQENRSSLQAVSHGSTVPCRREMEAMIKVPAADPEPGTSPAQEIIKLQNQSTELQITLQKSQEAYKKDLGEKSAEINRLKQLAEEYRKKIEDSDRAFCVLTEERDQLLCQVKELSTITELKERVKQLEEDLALSEKQRLSDSESRLLREQIQSLKNEFKSKEIKIEALQKDLDEAQLQLSNQDVQLKDLRSQIEKKECEVLDLEQLLKKNTAELEELSQNLASKRCETASLEQLVAEHTRSIESLQQTLLEKDQQMSEISISMSEKMVLLNEEKFSLGNELKSLKEQTSLLLKAQEERDQNIEAKNKNLKCAVSEQQHETEAACKESDRLVNELELLKKENEQVKQKLQAALVNRKELLKKVRKLENELVQSRREQDSETSVAQETEGEENTTSVMSREVNLESHPSEEYLIQLLSEKESELQSIQKDLQDKETTEARLQALIEEMKRSLQGKTNTVSNEDEIKIMESQAVADKVGETNKSPKDYEENEKNTLAAINLEEDQKYALKERISTLVQEKEQLQKKLQEALISRKDTIKKAQEKDRHHREQLKQQKDDYNVLQEQFDKQSKEKESIQAQLRQLQEQKESTETVLGNQGGLDSSCMDAENTTNSKLVQVADVSGEELKGKLEKLQMEKGELEYNINHMQNELACKSELVSQLQEHIVQLFLEIEGLKRTSDQAEAKAASLHTELERSQAKISNEGSLEDVKTLMQQKDEEIEFLNLQLQEKSEALSNVQAQLLEKEDSVKRLCSQLETQAQVHEDESKRLQRELLEIQEKQDEGAEAAKQKNQMQRKMQAALISRKEALKESKSLKEELATAKTTIENLNDKLNNMESQICGHTKETETLTEKLASLTEEREKLIAEVDKALTENQNLDGCCKNLTLTLDRVVLEKEELEKEVESLKCFQATESSEWQEKYRELQKEYETLLQSYENVSNETERIQRVLETARQEKQAVFMNLKSVEAKKEETDKQLQEARQEINGMKEKMRKFAKSKQQKILELEEENENLRAEMHSTDGELHRAGDVFTNTSLKEELESSRRDYQSLSAQLEIVMAEKESLNKEITDLKHHLQLTEFKLKESRELVDKYAAQKTTGEETNQAVAAPTDRTENQVEKSFRPDSPTEELEQKASAGSSPHEELGTYIQQIAELKERITELEGNRRASEQELGDIRMCVETLAGEKQALETQMKEKLHELNVLQDTVEEMEQTVQKTKDDLVRMTELKDRLEAEKDDLEERLMNQLAELNGSIGNYQQDATDFQIKNEQLQQELQSLQRMMHELEEEKCQMAKKKSEASSEKQKESVEKPKCSWRGDSSTHVKELQELLKEKQQEIKQLQKDCIKSQEKNSSLERTIKALEFVHTESQKEAEAAKENLDKAVEDTKKAQAELALCRVVLDDTQSEAARVLAESVKVKEELQANKENIKIQMKKKDEDFERRLEQEKNKHLKEIRNMEEKLAALQREKDDTETALGELQGSLKTKDEVVKQLEGSLNKTLAQLAAFTRSMSSLQDDRDRVINESKMWEKKFTETIQKMEEEIRSKEETCVVLKDQMKQMTMHVEELQTQISRLEHNKKCWESESRKEIEQHQKTCEMLQEEKKELSTQLEESQKLYSRSQNEQQRLESEISSLRDQLADLQNSFTQCDLVREELGSLVKQQETSIQNFKFSCEQLEADLQASKDLTNRLHEETSAKDQKIISLLSAKEEAVMAALSELQQQHSEEMKELQHRLSKKEEDKKALENEKNQFLSKLDHLNEKIKITREESKQQKAQLDSFTRSMSSLQDDRDRILRDYKQLEERHLGIILEKDQLIQEAADENNKLKEEIRSFHSRMDDLNSENAKLNAELVRYREDLNQVISIKDSQQKQLLKTQLQRIQALEKEKTVIETQLKESEQTRDDLRKSVVALREDKVSMSQEIEALTSSLSQVQSEVTALREGGPVMECQAQLKAQEEEAQELSHKLSVSQKRIRELEGELVCVQRDAAKRVEEAEDRLRKELKHLHHDAGIMRNETETAEERVAELARDLMEMEQKYLSVTDENKDLRAQIQSFGKSMSSLQDSWDQANEELHVLKQKYSVDLKEQKSLVQDLQKQVVQLQNEQLSTASNRDTVRSELAELQKATDERGLLAQIENLNQKLRAKDDELLHLSSKLEGSSNQVKSFSKAMASLQDERDRLLSELSKAHKIEEVKQQAGGSTPTTPSEIQSLKKALSSLQNDRDRVVRELKNLQQQYILIGVESAENSRLKAQLQEYQQDADRQLYLQEQLKQESILYQKELQQLRQEKTTWEKQNSSMKEQYLMVIAEKDKQLNHLQRIMQEMRLPLSKSQIVEEQYQTKISSEVLRGDFSSLETETKHLQAQLSDSLKELHQKELRIQQLNSKLSQVFEEKNALSLQLRGSSRNICESHQHYSEVLNRCLVLERQLQELQSADKCMELLATDAAPGAPQEKNEPQSSNYTPELQELQLRLSESEHLHSSTKQDLRYLEEHLEEERDRRLAVEEALSAAQEQIRRLQSSEWMSSSSASIDVTPGHEHSLLIDSMDNNFSKTQNIPGLRRLLCSVLRSRTHLPLLVATYLLALHVLLVLCFTGHL, from the exons GGTGAAGATGCTGAGCCGCTTGTCAGGGTTAGCAAACACTGTTTTGCAAGAGCTGTCAGGTGATGATGGAGATGCAGATACTGAATCCTCTGTTGCT GTCCAGGCTCTAGAgccagaagcagaaagcatgGAGGAGGCACCTGCGGAGCTGTCAGAGCGTCTGGCTCAAACAGAACAACTAGTTGTTCAGCTGAAGGATTTGATCCGAGAAAAGGATGCCCTGCTCCAGCAAAAAGAAACTGCACTCAAG GAGGAGCGAGAGGCTGCAGATGCAAAGCTGATGAAGCTGAAACTTCAGGCCAAAGCCAAACTGTCCTCTCTGAACAAACGCATTGAGGAGCTGACAGAGAAAGGATCACCATCGCCTGCACAGACCTTATCAGAAGAGCAAGTGTGTCCCAAG TGTCAGAAGAACCAAAGAACAAGCGAAGGGCACGGAGAGGAAACTGAATCACTAaaagagcagctcagggagCAAGAGGAAACTGTCCAGGATCTGAAGGAAGAGCTGGCTTTGGCCAAACGGAATCTGAAAGATGCTGAAATCAAGTATGCTACACAG ATGAACTCCCTGCAGGAAGTGATTCTGGAGAAGGAAGCCCTCCTAAAAGAGCAGGGCCAACAGCACCAAGCTGAATTGCTCAAGATAGTGACCCAGTCAGATCTGAAAGTAGAGATGCAGCAG AACCTGTGTACACTTCAGAggaagctggaggagcaggaagcaGCATTGCTGGGACACACTCAGGTGGTTgaactgctgcagcaggagctacATACTGCTGAGCAACAAAACCAG ACACTTCTAGCTCAGTGCCAGAAGTTGGAAGTGGATCTAAGCACCCTGCGGGATGTGCTAGATGCAGAGAGACGAGAGTCTCAGGGTATCAGAGAGAAGATGGAGATGGAACTAGCTGAGAGGAAGCTGTCCTCCCACTGCTTGCAGGAGGAGGTGCAGTGTCTCTCTGAACAGCTGGAAGACGCAAGAAGAGCACAAGTTAAATTAGAGGTGAAGTATAAAGAcctgcagcagaaacagaggCTGGAGGTGGAAGAGAAAAACCTGCAGGTCAGTTGCCTTAAGGTGGCTGAGAAAGAGCTGCAATCTAGCCATGCTGCCCTGGTAGCTGAGAATGATCAGCTGAGACGGGAAGTTGACCggctgctggagctgtctgCCGTAAACAGTGCTACAATACAGAAACTACAGG ATGAACTTGTACAGAAATCAGAGGAATTTATCTGTTGTCAGAATGAGTTGAAATCCCAGTCAGCAGTGCAGGTCGCTGAACTGAAGAAGCAG GATGAAAAATCTCCACGGAAGAAAATGATAGATCAGAAAGATGGGAATGGAACTTCACTCCTACCCACAGAAAACTCAGAAAGACAGAAGACTGAAGGTG AAATACCACACATGCAACTTGTTCCCCAGGAGCCTCAGCAGGAAGTTGTGATGGTCACAGAAAATGTGAAGCAG AATAAGAATGTTGGACCTGAGATAAAATTGCAAGACTTGCAGACTCCGGAAACTTCAGCCTCTGGTGTAGACTGCTTTTCTACAG GTGTGTCAGGAGAGCTGGTGAATTCTGAAGTGCAAAAGCCTTTTGATGACTCTTTGGTGCTCCCTGAG gCAAGCACAGATGGCTTTCCCAATGGAAGCAAGCAGCTTACTGAGGAAAATTGTCCCCCTGAAATTCTAGaatattttgctgtaaaaaaacagaaggagctgtcagttttgctgctggaaCTGAAGGAAGCCCAAGAAGAAATAGATTTTCTGAGAAGTCAGCTCAAGGGTCCAAATGGTCAAGCTTCTACAAGTAACCAAACAGGAGAAGCAGATAACCAGCTGCAAGATAATTCCCGGATATGGTTACATgagagggaagagcagaaggCTTCAGATACACAAAATGAGTCAGGCAGTAGCTCATTagtgaaagaaacagaactgcAGCAAATTGGTGTgcttcaggaaaacagaagcagtCTTCAAGCAGTGTCCCATGGGAGCACTGTTCCCTGCAGACGGGAGATGGAGGCAATGATAAAAGTGCCTGCAGCAGATCCAGAGCCTGGCACCTCTCCAGCTCAAGAAATTATAAAGTTACAAAACCAAAGTACAGAACTGCAAATAACTCTGCAGAAATCACAAGAAGCCTATAAGAAAGATCTAGGAGAAAAAAGTGCTGAAATAAATAGGCTAAAGCAGTTGGCTgaggaatacagaaaaaaaatagaggattCTGACAGAGCATTTTGTGTCTTGACTGAAGAACGAGATCAGCTCCTGTGTCAAGTGAAGGAACTTTCTACCATAACAGAACTGAAAGAGCGAGTGAAGCAACTTGAGGAAGATCTAGctctttcagaaaagcagagattgtCAGACAGTGAAAGCAGACTTCTGAGAGAACAAATCCAGAGCcttaaaaatgaatttaaatcCAAGGAGATAAAAATTGAAGCTTTGCAAAAAGACTTGGATGAAGCACAACTTCAGCTTTCTAACCAGGACGTGCAACTAAAGGATCTGAGAAGCCAGATTGAGAAGAAGGAATGTGAAGTACTTGATCTAGAACAACTTTTGAAGAAGAATACAGCTGAGTTAGAAGAACTTTCCCAAAACTTAGCCTCAAAGAGATGTGAAACAGCAAGTTTAGAACAACTCGTTGCTGAACACACCAGGTCTATAGAGAGCCTGCAGCAAACCTTGCTGGAGAAAGACCAACAGATGTCAGAGATCAGCATCAGCATGTCTGAGAAAATGGTCCTGCTGAATGAAGAGAAATTTTCTCTAGGAAATGAGCTGAAGAGTCTTAAGGAGCAAACGAGTCTGTTATTAAAAGCCCAGGAAGAAAGAGACCAAAACattgaagcaaaaaataaaaatctgaaatgtgctgtgtctgagcagcagcatgAGACAGAGGCAGCGTGCAAAGAAAGTGACAGATTGGTAAATGAACTTGaacttctgaaaaaagaaaatgagcaagTCAAGCAGAAGCTGCAAGCAGCCCTTGTTAACAGGAAGGAGCTTCTGAAGAAGGTCAGAAAATTAGAGAATGAATTAGTACAATCGAGAAGAGAGCAAGATTCAGAAACCTCAGTGGCTCAGGAAActgaaggggaagaaaatacaACAAGTGTGATGAGCAGAGAAGTGAATCTCGAAAGCCATCCCAGTGAAGAGTATCTGAttcagctgctttctgagaAGGAATCTGAATTGCAGAGCATACAGAAGGACCTGCAGGATAAAGAAACTACCGAAGCACGATTACAGGCACTGATTGAGGAAATGAAGCGAAGCTTGCAAGGAAAGACAAATACTGTCTCAAATGAGGATGAAATCAAAATCATGGAGAGTCAGGCAGTTGCTGACAAAGTAGGTGAAACCAATAAAAGCCCAAAAGattatgaagaaaatgaaaaaaatactttagcAGCTATAAATCTTGAAGAAGACCAAAAATATGCTCTGAAAGAGAGGATTTCAACGCTTgtacaagaaaaagaacaacTTCAAAAAAAACTGCAGGAAGCCCTGATATCTCGCAAAGACACTATAAAAAAGGCTCAAGAAAAAGACAGGCACCACAGAGAACAGCTGAAACAGCAGAAGGATGATTACAATGTCCTACAAGAACAATTTgataagcaaagcaaagagaaggagaGCATCCAAGCTCAGCTCAGACAGCTCCAAGAACAGAAAGAATCAACAGAGACTGTTCTTGGGAATCAAGGTGGGTTGGATTCTTCCTGCATGGATGcagaaaatacaacaaataGCAAACTTGTGCAAGTTGCAGATGTTTCTGGGGAAGAATTAAAgggaaaacttgaaaaattgcAGATGGAGAAAGGGGAATTGGAATATAACATTAACCATATGCAAAATGAACTTGCTTGCAAATCAGAATTAGTCTCTCAGTTGCAAGAGCACATAGTACAGTTGTTTCTGGAGATAGAAGGGTTGAAGAGAACCTCTGACCAAGCTGAAGCTAAGGCAGCAAGTCTTCATACAGAACTGGAGAGGAGTCAAGCAAAAATCTCTAATGAGGGCAGTCTGGAAGATGTGAAAACACTTATGCAGCAAAAGGATGAAGAAATTGAATTTCTTAACTTGCAGTTACAGGAGAAAAGTGAAGCTCTCAGTAATGTGCAGGCACAGTTGCTGGAAAAAGAGGATTCAGTCAAGAGACTATGTAGTCAGTTGGAAACTCAAGCTCAGGTACATGAGGATGAAAGCAAACGACTGCAGAGAGAGTTGCTTGAAATTCAGGAGAAGCAAGATGAGGGTGCAGAAGCAGCTAAACAGAAGAATCAAATGCAGAGAAAGATGCAAGCTGCCCTTATCTCTAGAAAAGAGGCACTGAAGGAGAGCAAGTCTCTGAAAGAGGAGCTGGCTACTGCTAAAACTACAATTGAAAATCTTAATGACAAATTGAATAATATGGAAAGCCAAATATGTGGCCACactaaagaaacagaaactttAACAGAAAAGCTAGCCAGCCTCACTGAAGAACGAGAAAAACTGATTGCAGAAGTTGATAAAGCACTTACAGAAAATCAGAATCTTGATGGGTGCTGTAAAAACCTTACATTAACTCTGGATAGAGTTGTTCTAGagaaggaggagctggagaaggaggtggaatCCTTGAAATGCTTTCAAGCCACAGAGAGTTCTGAGTGGCAGGAGAAATacagggagctgcagaaagaaTATGAAACTCTCCTGCAGTCCTATGAGAACGTGAGCAATGAAACTGAGCGGATTCAGCGTGTTTTGGAAACTGCTaggcaggaaaagcaggcagTTTTCATGAATCTGAAAAGTGTTGAAGCCAAAAAAGAGGAAACGGATAAGCAGCTACAGGAGGCTCGACAGGAGATCAATGgaatgaaggagaaaatgaggaaatttgCAAAATCAAAGCAACAAAAGATCCTGGAActagaagaggaaaatgagaacCTAAGAGCAGAAATGCATTCTACAGATGGAGAGCTGCACAGGGCTGGAGATGTCTTTACAAATACTAGCCTGAAAGAAGAGCTGGAGAGCTCTAGGAGGGACTACCAGTCTCTTTCTGCTCAGCTTGAGATAGTAATGGCTGAAAAGGAGTCTCTTAATAAAGAGATCACAGACTTAAAGCATCATTTGCAGTTAACAGAATTTAAgctgaaggaaagcagagaactgGTGGACAAGTATGCTGCTCAGAAGACAACAGGGGAAGAAACAAATCAGGCAGTTGCTGCACCAACAGACAGGACTGAAAATCAAGTGGAGAAAAGTTTTAGACCAGACTCTCCTACTGAAGAACTGGAACAAAAAGCATCTGCAGGCAGTAGCCCCCATGAAGAACTTGGTACCTACATACAGCAGATAGCTGAACTCAAAGAGCGAATTACAGAATTGGAAGGTAACAGGAGGGCTTCAGAGCAAGAGCTGGGTGACATCCGCATGTGTGTTGAGACTTTAGCAGGGGAGAAACAGGCTTTAGAGACCCAAATGAAAGAGAAACTCCATGAATTGAATGTTCTTCAGGACACAGTTGAAGAGATGGAACAAACAGTCCAAAAAACCAAAGATGACCTTGTCAGGATGACAGAACTGAAAGACAGGCTAGAAGCTGAGAAGGACGATTTGGAAGAAAGGCTAATGAATCAGCTGGCAGAACTTAATGGGAGTATTGGAAACTATCAGCAAGATGCAACAGACTTCCAGATCAAAAATGAGCAACTGCAACAGGAGCTTCAGAGTTTGCAGAGAATGATGCATGAactggaggaggagaaatgtcagatggcaaagaagaaaagcGAAGCaagttcagaaaagcaaaaggaatctGTAGAAAAGCCAAAATGCAGTTGGAGGGGAGACAGCAGCACACATGTAAAGGAGcttcaggagctgctgaaagagaaacagcaggagattaagcagctgcagaaggacTGTATTAAGAGCCAGGAAAAGAACAGTAGTTTAGAAAGAACTATTAAAGCTCTGGAATTTGTGCACACTGAGTCTCagaaagaggcagaagcagcCAAGGAGAATTTAGATAAAGCAGTAGAAGACACCAAGAAAGCCCAAGCGGAGCTTGCACTCTGCAGAGTAGTGTTGGATGACACCCAGAGTGAGGCAGCAAGGGTTCTAGCAGAGAGTGTCAAAGTCAAAGAAGAGCTGCaggcaaacaaagaaaatattaaaattcaaatgaaaaaaaaagacgaGGACTTTGAGAGAAgactggagcaggaaaaaaacaagcacttGAAGGAAATCAGGAACATGGAAGAAAAGCTGGCAGCTTTGCAGAGGGAGAAAGATGATACAGAAACAGCTCTTGGTGAGCTTCAAGGCTCCTTGAAGACAAAAGATGAAGTAGTCAAGCAATTGGAAGGCAGCCTAAACAAAACCCTAGCCCAGCTTGCAGCCTTCACCAGGAGCATGTCGTCCCTTCAGGATGACAGGGATAGAGTGATCAATGAATCAAAAATGTGGGAGAAGAAATTCACTGAAACCATTCAAAAGATGGAGGAAGAAATACGTTCAAAAGAGGAAACTTGTGTTGTGCTCAAGGACCAGATGAAACAGATGACCATGCATGTCGAAGAACTTCAGACTCAGATATCCAG GCTAGAACACAACAAGAAATGCTGGGAGTCTGAATCCAGGAAGGAGATCGAGCAGCATCAAAAGACATGTGAAATgttgcaggaggaaaaaaaggagctttcGACCCAGCTTGAAGAATCTCAAAAACTGTACAGCAGGTCTCAGAATGAGCAGCAGAGACTGGAGTCAGAGATCAGCAGCCTGAGAGACCAGCTTGCTGACTTACAGAATTCCTTCACCCAATGTGACTTGGTCAGAGAAGAGCTGGGGAGCTTAGTCAAGCAACAAGAGACCAGCATCCAGAATTTTAAGTTCAGCTGTGAACAGCTTGAGGCTGATCTGCAAGCCTCAAAGGACCTAACAAATAGGCTGCATGAAGAAACGAGTGCCAAGGATCAAAAAATCATTAGTTTGCTGTCTGCCAAGGAAGAAGCAGTTATGGCTGCTCTATCTGAATTACAGCAGCAGCATTCTGAGGAGATGAAAGAGTTGCAGCATAGGCTAAGTAAGAaggaagaagataaaaaagctttggaaaatgAGAAGAACCAATTTCTTAGCAAACTTGATCATCTCaatgaaaagattaaaataaccAGAGAAGAAAGTAAGCAACAGAAGGCACAACTGGACTCCTTCACCAGGTCCATGTCCTCTTTGCAAGATGATAGAGACCGTATCCTGAGAGACTACAAGCAACTGGAGGAGCGACATCTTGGTATAATCTTGGAAAAGGACCAGCTAATTCAAGAGGCTGCTGATGAAAACAACAAGCTGAAGGAAGAAATCAGAAGTTTTCATAGCCGGATGGATGACCTCAACTCTGAGAATGCCAAGCTGAATGCAGAGCTGGTGCGGTATAGAGAGGATCTAAACCAAGTGATTTCAATAAAGGActcccagcagaagcagcttctcAAAACACAGCTTCAGCGGATCCAAGccctggaaaaggagaagacagTCATAGAAACCCAGCTGAAGGAGTCTGAGCAAACTCGGGATGACCTCAGGAAGAGCGTGGTGGCCTTGAGAGAGGATAAAGTCAGTATGTCTCAGGAGATTGAAGCCCTTACATCCTCTTTGTCTCAGGTGCAGAGTGAGGTGACAGCATTACGAGAGGGGGGTCCTGTAATGGAGTGTCAAGCTCAATTGAAGGCCCAAGAAGAAGAGGCACAGGAACTGAGTCATAAGCTTTCCGTGTCACAGAAAAGGATAAGAGAACTTGAGGGGGAACTAGTATGTGTTCAAAGGGATGCAGCCAAGAGAGTGGAAGAGGCCGAGGACAGGCTTCGGAAGGAATTGAAGCACCTACATCATGATGCAGGGATAATGAggaatgaaacagaaacagcagaagagagAGTAGCAGAGTTGGCACGGGACTTGATggaaatggaacaaaaatatctttcagtCACAGATGAAAACAAAGATCTCAGAGCTCAAATTCAGTCTTTCGGGAAGTCCATGAGCTCTCTTCAGGATAGCTGGGACCAGGCCAATGAAGAGcttcatgttttaaaacagaaatactcTGTAGACTTAAAGGAGCAAAAGAGTCTGGTGCAGGATCTTCAGAAACAAGTGGTTCAGCTACAAAATGAGCAACTTTCCACTGCCAGCAACCGAGATACAGTGAGGTCTGAGCTGGCAGAACTGCAGAAAGCCACTGATGAAAGAGGTCTCTTGGCCCAGATTGAGAATCTTAATCAGAAGCTCAGGGCCAAAGATGATGAGCTTCTCCATTTATCTTCGAAGCTGGAAGGCTCTTCCAACCAGGTCAAGTCTTTTTCCAAGGCTATGGCAAGCCTACAGGATGAGCGAGACCGTCTGCTGAGTGAATTGAGCAAAGCACATAAGATTGAAGAAGTGAAGCAACAAGCAGGAGGGAGCACTCCCACCACTCCTTCAGAAATTCAGAGTCTTAAGAAGGCACTCTCCTCCTTGCAGAATGACAGAGACAGAGTA GTGAGAGAGCTGAAGAACCTGCAGCAGCAATACATACTTATAGGGGTAGAATCAGCTGAAAATTCTCGCTTAAAAGCACAGCTGCAGGAGTACCAACAAGATGCAGACAGACAGCTCTATCTCCAAGAACAACTGAAGCAAGAAAGCATTTTATACCAGaaggagctccagcagctcag GCAAGAGAAAACTAcctgggaaaagcagaacagcagcatGAAGGAGCAGTACCTGATGGTCATAGCAGAAAAAGACAAGCAACTGAACCATTTGCAAAGGATCATGCAAGAAATGAGACTGCCCCTCAGCAAGTCTCAAATTGTGGAGGAGCAGTACCAAACAAAG ATTTCTTCAGAAGTTCTAAGAGGGGACTTTTCAAGCCtagaaacagagacaaaacATCTCCAGGCCCAGCTAAGTGACAGCCTGAAAGAACTTCACCAAAAAGAGCTCAGAATTCAGCAGTTAAACAGCAAG CTATCTCAGGtctttgaggagaaaaatgcCCTGTCCCTCCAGCTGCGTGGTAGCAGTCGGAACATCTGTGAGAGCCATCAGCACTACAGTGAAGTTCTGAACCGCTGCTTGGTGCTTGagaggcagctccaggagctgcagtctGCAGACAAATGCATG GAGTTGCTTGCAACAGATGCTGCTCCAGGAGCACCCCAAGAAAAGAATGAACCTCAGAGCAGCAATTACACACCAGAACTCCAGGAGTTGCAGCTGAG GTTGTCTGAATCAGAACATTTACATAGCAGCACAAAGCAGGATCTGAGGTATCTAGAGGAGCATCTGGAGGAAGAACGGGACCGTCGTCTTGCTGTAGAGGAGGCactctctgcagcacaggagcagaTTAGGAG GTTGCAGTCAAGTGAGTGGATGTCTTCCTCAAGTGCTAGCATTGATGTGACTCCAGGTCACGAGCATTCCTTGCTGATTGACTCCATGGATAATAATTTCAGCAAA ACTCAAAATATTCCTGGACTACGGCGCCTGCTATGTTCTGTCCTCCGTTCCCGGACCCACTTGCCTCTGCTAGTGGCCACCTATCTGCTTGCTCTCCATGTCCTGCTCGTCCTGTGCTTCACAGGCCACCTATGA